In Streptomyces sp. NBC_00448, the following are encoded in one genomic region:
- a CDS encoding nicotinate-nucleotide--dimethylbenzimidazole phosphoribosyltransferase: MSGIEMDDFGALVERPDAGVRRDSQERWSGLVQPSGGLGKVAELADWLAAVQGQVVARPITRPRALVFAADHGVASLDVSARPAGSVAELVRAALDGTSPAAILARQYGAELRIVDMAVDCDPAELPAPVTAHRVRRGSGRLDIEDALSPEETEKAFRSGLALADEEADSGTDLVLLGDLSVGGTTAAGVLIAALCGTDASVVTGRGSGIDDLAWMRKCAAIRDGLRRARPVLGDQLALLGAVGGADFAAITGFLLQSAVRKLPVVLDGVVSAACALVAQRVAFRAPDWWVAGAGTGEAGQAKALDRVSLEPLLDRAVAVGGAAGSLLALPLLQAAAALSAGLGPSEEPQPVD, encoded by the coding sequence GTGAGTGGGATTGAGATGGACGACTTCGGGGCCCTGGTGGAGCGACCGGACGCGGGTGTGCGCCGGGACTCGCAGGAACGCTGGAGCGGGCTGGTGCAGCCGTCCGGCGGGCTGGGGAAGGTCGCCGAACTGGCGGACTGGCTCGCCGCGGTGCAGGGGCAGGTGGTGGCGCGGCCGATCACCCGGCCGCGCGCGCTGGTCTTCGCCGCGGACCACGGCGTCGCGTCGCTGGACGTGTCGGCGCGGCCCGCGGGCAGCGTCGCGGAGCTGGTACGGGCCGCCCTCGACGGCACCTCGCCCGCCGCGATCCTGGCCCGGCAGTACGGCGCGGAACTGCGCATCGTGGACATGGCGGTCGACTGCGACCCGGCGGAGCTGCCCGCACCGGTCACCGCGCACCGGGTACGGCGCGGCTCGGGCCGGCTCGACATCGAGGACGCGCTGAGCCCCGAGGAGACGGAGAAGGCGTTCCGCTCCGGGCTGGCGCTGGCCGACGAGGAGGCCGACTCCGGTACGGACCTCGTGCTCCTGGGTGACCTCAGCGTCGGCGGCACCACGGCCGCGGGTGTGCTCATCGCCGCGCTCTGCGGCACCGACGCCTCCGTGGTGACCGGGCGGGGGTCCGGCATCGACGACCTCGCCTGGATGCGGAAGTGCGCGGCGATCCGGGACGGGTTGCGCCGTGCGCGGCCCGTACTCGGGGATCAGCTCGCGCTGCTCGGGGCGGTCGGCGGGGCCGACTTCGCCGCGATCACCGGGTTCTTGCTGCAGTCCGCGGTGCGTAAGCTGCCTGTCGTTCTCGACGGTGTGGTCAGCGCGGCCTGCGCGCTGGTCGCCCAGCGGGTCGCCTTCCGCGCGCCCGACTGGTGGGTGGCCGGGGCCGGCACGGGTGAGGCCGGGCAGGCCAAGGCGCTCGACCGGGTGTCCCTCGAACCTCTCCTCGACCGTGCCGTGGCCGTCGGTGGAGCCGCCGGCTCCCTCCTGGCGCTCCCCCTCCTCCAGGCCGCAGCCGCACTTTCCGCCGGGCTCGGACCCTCCGAAGAGCCCCAGCCCGTCGACTGA
- a CDS encoding GNAT family N-acetyltransferase: MILRPVRDDAQDAGVVREIAAAAFGVPRSLDDGGPATDDAARAARQDSRTRHLARCDPGGCWIVEDETAGPVGTVLSSRREGTWALSLLAVVPGAQGKEVGKALLARALHYGRACLRGIACAPSDPVAARTLRRAGLTLHPTLRLSGRVDTAGLDPLDGAVHQGTERHRDLMDSVDRRTRGGAHGPDHEELLRHNALFVVDDLAGSGYCYSRGGHVEALAATSRRLATRLLTAALVATPPGEAARVTHVSAESQWALDVAVAGGLDITNDGFLCLRGLRPPELAIPSRTLP, encoded by the coding sequence GTGATTCTTCGCCCCGTACGCGATGACGCGCAGGACGCCGGGGTCGTACGGGAGATCGCGGCGGCCGCGTTCGGCGTGCCGCGGTCCCTGGATGACGGCGGGCCGGCCACGGACGACGCGGCACGGGCCGCGCGGCAGGACAGCCGCACGCGGCATCTGGCCAGGTGCGACCCCGGCGGGTGCTGGATCGTCGAGGACGAGACGGCCGGGCCGGTGGGCACCGTGCTGTCGTCGCGGCGCGAGGGCACGTGGGCGCTGTCGCTGCTCGCGGTCGTGCCGGGCGCGCAGGGCAAGGAGGTCGGCAAGGCGCTGCTGGCGCGGGCGCTGCACTACGGGCGGGCCTGCCTGCGCGGGATCGCGTGCGCGCCGAGCGATCCGGTGGCCGCGCGGACGCTGCGGCGCGCGGGGCTGACCCTGCATCCGACGCTGCGGCTGTCGGGGCGGGTGGACACCGCCGGGCTCGACCCGCTGGACGGCGCCGTCCACCAGGGCACCGAACGGCACCGCGATCTGATGGACTCCGTCGACCGGCGCACCCGGGGCGGGGCGCACGGCCCCGACCACGAGGAACTCCTGCGGCACAACGCCCTGTTCGTCGTGGACGATCTCGCGGGCAGCGGCTACTGCTACTCCCGCGGCGGGCATGTCGAGGCGCTCGCGGCGACCTCCCGCCGCCTCGCGACCCGCCTGCTCACCGCGGCACTCGTCGCGACCCCGCCCGGCGAGGCCGCCCGCGTCACCCACGTCTCGGCGGAGTCCCAGTGGGCGCTCGACGTGGCCGTCGCCGGGGGGCTCGACATCACGAACGACGGTTTCCTCTGCTTACGGGGTCTGCGGCCACCCGAACTGGCCATCCCCTCCCGCACGTTGCCCTGA
- a CDS encoding bifunctional adenosylcobinamide kinase/adenosylcobinamide-phosphate guanylyltransferase, with protein MELTLLGTGGPEGLPVPDCPCAACALATGEGARGATSVLVDGVVLLDLVPGAALAAARAGQTLGGLRLVLLSHPHDGPPVEIPPGLPAPARVPDGQRLSVLTGHRVRAVATDALGTGYEIESPQGLRVLYLPPGCAPAGLADNGDHGAGADAVPYDMVLLDVVGRPDALARLRAAGDVAGTTDVVAVHLGHDAPPGPELARRLAALGARAVPDGTTLVVGDYQNVPDLPRRTLVLGGARSGKSAEAERRLAAFPDILYVATGGTRDGDAEWAERVTAHRARRPAGWRTIETCDLLPLLADPAGAPLLVDCLSLWLTHAMDAAGAWDDETWHRTGAAAVQADIDALRAAWRATRRTVVAVSNEVGSGVVPATSAGRRFRDILGHLNAALAEESEHVLLMVSGLPIRLR; from the coding sequence GTGGAACTGACTCTGCTCGGCACCGGCGGCCCCGAGGGCCTGCCGGTGCCCGACTGCCCTTGTGCCGCCTGCGCCCTCGCCACGGGGGAGGGGGCGCGCGGCGCCACCTCGGTGCTCGTCGACGGCGTCGTGCTGCTCGACCTGGTCCCGGGGGCCGCGCTCGCCGCGGCCCGCGCCGGACAGACCCTCGGCGGGCTACGCCTCGTACTGCTGTCGCATCCGCACGACGGCCCGCCGGTGGAGATCCCGCCCGGGCTGCCCGCGCCGGCCCGGGTGCCGGACGGGCAGCGGCTGTCGGTGCTGACCGGGCACCGGGTGCGTGCCGTCGCGACCGACGCCCTCGGCACCGGGTACGAGATCGAGTCGCCGCAGGGGCTGCGCGTGCTCTACCTGCCGCCGGGATGCGCCCCGGCGGGCCTCGCGGACAACGGCGACCACGGTGCGGGGGCGGACGCGGTGCCGTACGACATGGTGCTGCTCGACGTGGTCGGGCGGCCCGACGCGCTCGCCCGGCTGCGGGCAGCCGGCGACGTCGCCGGGACCACCGACGTGGTGGCGGTCCACCTCGGCCACGACGCGCCGCCCGGGCCCGAACTCGCCCGCCGCCTCGCCGCGCTCGGTGCCCGCGCGGTGCCCGACGGCACGACCCTGGTCGTCGGCGACTACCAGAACGTCCCCGACCTGCCGCGCCGCACCCTCGTCCTCGGTGGCGCGCGCTCCGGCAAGTCCGCCGAGGCCGAACGGCGCCTCGCCGCCTTCCCCGACATCCTCTACGTCGCCACCGGCGGCACCCGCGACGGCGACGCGGAGTGGGCCGAACGCGTCACCGCGCACCGTGCGCGCCGCCCCGCCGGCTGGCGCACCATCGAGACCTGCGATCTGCTGCCGCTGCTCGCTGACCCCGCGGGGGCGCCGCTGCTCGTGGACTGCCTCTCCCTGTGGCTGACCCACGCGATGGACGCGGCCGGCGCCTGGGACGACGAGACCTGGCACCGGACCGGGGCGGCGGCCGTCCAGGCCGACATCGACGCCCTGCGCGCCGCCTGGCGCGCCACCCGCCGTACGGTCGTCGCCGTCTCCAACGAGGTCGGCTCCGGGGTCGTCCCCGCCACCTCCGCGGGGCGTCGCTTCCGCGACATCCTCGGCCACCTCAACGCCGCTCTTGCGGAGGAGTCCGAGCACGTCCTCCTCATGGTGTCAGGGCTCCCCATCCGCCTCCGCTGA
- a CDS encoding PadR family transcriptional regulator, with the protein MTRTDLNPTAASLLGFLHAGEASGYELLGFAEAFIGDFWSLTRSQVYRELGALDERGLVVAGATGTRSRRPYTLTDAGREAFAEWMAQPPETEQIRYPLLLTLAFGAHLDTGRLLEYVERHRAAHEQRLAGYLDAEKQGGLDPYQRATMRFGIHYERAALAWMSELPDILAEVPEVPEVPEVPEVPEVRR; encoded by the coding sequence GTGACGCGGACCGACCTCAACCCGACGGCCGCCTCGCTCCTCGGCTTCCTGCACGCGGGCGAGGCGAGCGGCTATGAACTGCTGGGATTCGCCGAGGCGTTCATCGGGGACTTCTGGAGCCTGACGCGCAGCCAGGTGTACCGGGAACTCGGCGCGCTCGACGAACGCGGCCTCGTCGTCGCCGGAGCCACCGGGACGCGCTCGCGGCGCCCGTACACCCTCACGGATGCCGGGCGGGAGGCTTTCGCGGAGTGGATGGCGCAGCCACCGGAGACCGAGCAGATCCGGTACCCGCTGCTGCTGACGCTGGCGTTCGGCGCGCATCTCGACACCGGCAGGCTGCTCGAGTACGTCGAGCGGCACCGCGCGGCCCACGAGCAGCGGCTCGCCGGATACCTCGACGCGGAGAAGCAGGGCGGCCTCGATCCGTACCAGCGCGCCACGATGCGCTTCGGCATCCACTACGAGCGGGCCGCGCTCGCCTGGATGAGTGAACTGCCGGACATCCTCGCGGAAGTGCCGGAAGTGCCGGAAGTGCCGGAAGTGCCGGAAGTGCCGGAAGTGCGGCGCTGA